The following proteins are co-located in the Pseudomonas fluorescens genome:
- a CDS encoding MFS transporter, translating to MPIANAASATTVADPVTTLYHKITWKLIPFLCFCYLAAYLDRINIGFAKLQMLDQLHFSETAFGLGAGLFFVGYILFEVPSNLILERVGAKLWIARIMITWGLLSACTMLVTSTTQFYILRFLLGAAEAGFLPGVLYYLTTWFPTHRRGRIIALFMIGLPLSSVIGGPLSGWIMGHFDNMGGLRGWQWLFLIEAVPSVLLGVLTFWALPNSFQQAKWLSDEEKALLESELRKDDADASGSKHSFRDGFFNLKVWMLGGIDFSILLSAYAMGFWMPTFIRNAGITDTFHIGILTALPSVAALLGMLLIGASSDKHRERRWHIIVPFLIGAAAMATSTFFTHNVVATVLLFAIASAAIIGAVPVFFSLPATFLKGTAAATGFALACSLANIAGLVSNSLMGVAIDVTGSSAGALWFFAGCLILSSFLVIALPAKLVNR from the coding sequence ATGCCCATTGCGAATGCAGCGTCCGCGACCACGGTCGCCGACCCCGTTACCACGCTGTACCACAAGATCACCTGGAAGCTGATTCCGTTCCTGTGTTTCTGCTACCTGGCCGCCTACCTCGACCGCATCAACATCGGCTTCGCCAAGTTGCAGATGCTCGACCAGCTGCACTTCAGCGAAACCGCGTTTGGCCTCGGCGCCGGCTTGTTCTTCGTCGGCTACATCCTCTTTGAAGTGCCGAGCAACCTGATCCTGGAACGGGTCGGCGCGAAGCTCTGGATCGCGCGCATCATGATCACCTGGGGCCTGCTCTCGGCCTGCACCATGCTGGTCACCTCCACCACCCAGTTCTACATCCTGCGCTTTCTGCTCGGCGCCGCCGAAGCGGGCTTTTTGCCCGGCGTGCTGTATTACCTCACCACCTGGTTCCCCACCCATCGGCGCGGGCGCATCATCGCGCTGTTCATGATCGGCCTGCCGCTGTCCAGCGTGATTGGCGGCCCGCTGTCCGGCTGGATCATGGGCCACTTCGACAACATGGGCGGGTTGCGTGGTTGGCAGTGGCTGTTTCTGATTGAAGCGGTGCCCAGTGTGTTGCTCGGCGTGCTGACCTTCTGGGCGCTGCCTAACAGCTTCCAGCAAGCCAAATGGCTGTCGGACGAGGAAAAGGCCTTGCTTGAAAGCGAACTGCGCAAGGACGACGCCGACGCAAGCGGCAGCAAGCACAGCTTCCGCGATGGGTTCTTCAACCTCAAAGTGTGGATGCTCGGCGGTATCGACTTTTCGATCCTGCTCAGCGCCTATGCCATGGGGTTCTGGATGCCGACATTCATCCGCAATGCGGGCATTACCGATACTTTCCATATCGGCATACTCACCGCATTGCCGAGTGTGGCGGCCTTGCTCGGCATGCTGCTGATCGGCGCCAGCTCGGACAAACACCGTGAACGCCGCTGGCACATCATCGTGCCGTTCCTGATCGGCGCAGCAGCGATGGCCACCAGCACATTCTTCACCCACAACGTGGTTGCGACGGTGCTGTTGTTCGCCATCGCCTCGGCCGCGATTATCGGCGCCGTACCGGTGTTTTTCAGCCTGCCGGCGACCTTTCTCAAAGGCACGGCGGCGGCCACCGGTTTCGCCCTGGCGTGCTCGCTGGCGAATATCGCCGGCCTGGTGAGCAACTCGTTGATGGGCGTGGCGATCGACGTCACAGGCAGCAGCGCCGGCGCCTTGTGGTTCTTCGCCGGCTGCCTGATCCTCAGCAGCTTCCTGGTCATCGCCTTGCCGGCGAAACTGGTGAACCGTTAA
- the pdxR gene encoding MocR-like pyridoxine biosynthesis transcription factor PdxR, producing MSSLPKYQEIYRRFRLAIDQGQLGPGDRVPSVRSLALELKVARGTVEAAYQLLVSEGFFEARGQAGTVISRALPQVAMKPQPAALPQASATPALQMGQPALDAFPRKLWARLVTRQVRRTDADSLGMGDVRGAQALRVAIASYLALYRGVECTPQQVFVCSGYAGCLTLVCDALQMAGQRCWYEDPGYLHARQLLIHQGVELVPVPVDRDGLDVEQGMQRDRQARLAVVTPAHQSPLGVALSRARRQALLAWAQEQGSWVVEDDYDSEFRYQGQPLAALKSQDVQDRVIHVGSFSKMLFPGLRLGYLVVPAQLVEAFEHSAHALQQRSAQLLQLAAADFLEQGHFTRHLKKMRLLYAQRRGFLVEALRVHCAAFLRVDEQAGGINLLARLVVAVPDHVVAEAANREGLALQALSQWMLEPGREQGLLMGFTNVVTAQQANAVALKLSGILQACLNPTPGRS from the coding sequence ATGTCGTCACTGCCCAAATACCAGGAAATCTACCGCCGCTTTCGGCTGGCCATTGATCAGGGCCAGCTTGGCCCGGGTGATCGCGTGCCGTCGGTGCGCAGCCTTGCGCTGGAACTCAAGGTGGCGCGCGGAACGGTGGAAGCGGCTTATCAACTGTTGGTCAGTGAGGGTTTTTTTGAGGCGCGGGGGCAGGCGGGTACCGTCATTTCCAGGGCATTGCCGCAGGTGGCGATGAAACCGCAGCCGGCCGCACTGCCGCAGGCCTCGGCAACCCCGGCGTTGCAAATGGGTCAGCCGGCGCTGGATGCGTTCCCGCGCAAACTGTGGGCACGACTGGTCACCCGGCAGGTGCGCCGTACCGATGCCGACAGCCTGGGCATGGGCGACGTGCGTGGCGCTCAGGCGTTGCGTGTGGCGATTGCCAGCTACCTGGCGTTGTACCGGGGCGTGGAATGTACGCCACAGCAGGTATTTGTGTGCTCAGGCTATGCGGGGTGCCTGACGCTGGTGTGCGATGCGCTGCAGATGGCAGGGCAGCGTTGCTGGTATGAAGACCCGGGTTATTTGCACGCACGGCAGCTATTGATCCATCAAGGCGTTGAGCTGGTGCCGGTGCCGGTGGATCGGGATGGGCTGGATGTCGAACAAGGCATGCAGCGTGATCGTCAGGCGCGACTGGCGGTCGTGACCCCAGCCCATCAGAGCCCCCTGGGCGTGGCGTTGAGCCGGGCGCGGCGGCAGGCTTTGCTGGCCTGGGCGCAGGAGCAGGGCAGTTGGGTGGTCGAGGATGATTACGACAGTGAGTTTCGCTACCAGGGGCAGCCGTTGGCGGCGCTCAAGAGTCAGGATGTGCAAGACCGGGTGATCCATGTCGGGAGCTTCAGCAAAATGCTGTTTCCGGGGTTGCGCCTGGGCTATCTGGTGGTGCCCGCGCAACTGGTGGAGGCCTTCGAGCACAGCGCCCACGCGTTGCAACAGCGCAGTGCGCAGTTATTGCAACTGGCGGCGGCGGATTTTCTGGAACAGGGCCATTTCACCCGCCACCTGAAAAAGATGCGCCTTTTGTATGCGCAGCGCCGAGGGTTTTTAGTGGAGGCGTTGCGCGTGCATTGCGCGGCGTTTTTGCGCGTGGATGAGCAAGCCGGGGGAATTAATCTGTTGGCGCGGTTGGTGGTGGCGGTGCCGGATCACGTTGTCGCCGAGGCGGCGAATCGCGAAGGCCTTGCCCTTCAAGCGTTGTCGCAGTGGATGCTTGAACCGGGGCGCGAGCAAGGCTTGTTGATGGGTTTTACCAATGTGGTGACGGCGCAGCAGGCCAATGCGGTGGCGCTTAAGTTGTCCGGCATTCTGCAGGCGTGCCTCAATCCAACGCCGGGCCGTTCGTGA
- a CDS encoding N-carbamoylsarcosine amidohydrolase, translating into MSEQSADANYQGVWGNRIGFGKKAALLMIDFMQGYTTEGAPLYAPEVAIAVTESVELLVTARKHGIAVVHTNIRYHPGHFADGGIWVKKAPVMKDMVDGNPLAAFCPEVLPRADEVVITKQYASAFFGSSLAPMLHAQGIDTVVLAGCSTSGCIRATAVDAVQHGFRTIVVRECVGDRHPAPHEANLFDIDSKYGDVVSKQEAMRKFREQ; encoded by the coding sequence ATGAGCGAACAATCCGCCGACGCCAACTACCAGGGCGTATGGGGCAACCGCATTGGCTTTGGCAAAAAAGCCGCGCTGCTGATGATCGACTTCATGCAGGGCTACACCACCGAAGGCGCGCCGCTATACGCCCCCGAGGTTGCAATTGCCGTGACTGAAAGCGTCGAACTGTTGGTCACTGCCCGCAAGCACGGGATTGCGGTGGTGCACACCAATATCCGCTACCATCCCGGCCATTTCGCCGACGGCGGTATCTGGGTCAAGAAAGCCCCGGTGATGAAGGACATGGTCGACGGCAACCCACTCGCGGCGTTCTGCCCCGAGGTCTTGCCCCGGGCCGATGAAGTGGTGATCACCAAGCAATACGCCAGTGCATTTTTCGGCAGCAGCCTGGCCCCGATGCTGCACGCCCAAGGCATCGACACCGTGGTGCTGGCCGGCTGTTCCACGAGCGGCTGCATTCGTGCCACCGCAGTGGATGCGGTGCAACACGGGTTTCGCACCATCGTCGTGCGCGAATGCGTCGGCGACCGACACCCCGCCCCCCACGAAGCCAACTTGTTCGATATCGACAGCAAGTATGGCGACGTGGTGAGCAAGCAAGAGGCGATGCGCAAGTTCAGGGAGCAATAA
- a CDS encoding GNAT family N-acetyltransferase, translating into MNEHVEFVPMETEADCIASFALMQQLRPHLTDAISFAEQVQRQRQNGYHLLAAREHGRVIGLAGYRLTENTLYGRFIYVDDLVVDAALQRRRLGEQLLERVREETRARGYRYLVLDTGMHMALAQRFYFRQGLLPRGMHFSQDLSQ; encoded by the coding sequence ATGAATGAGCATGTCGAATTCGTGCCGATGGAAACCGAGGCCGACTGCATCGCCAGCTTTGCGCTGATGCAGCAACTGCGGCCGCACCTGACCGACGCCATCAGCTTCGCGGAACAAGTCCAGCGCCAGCGCCAAAATGGCTACCACTTGCTGGCCGCGCGCGAGCACGGCCGGGTCATCGGCCTGGCCGGCTACCGGCTGACCGAAAACACCCTCTACGGGCGGTTTATCTATGTCGATGACCTGGTGGTCGATGCGGCGTTGCAACGTCGACGCCTGGGTGAGCAACTGCTCGAACGGGTGCGCGAAGAAACCCGCGCCCGGGGTTATCGCTACCTGGTGTTGGACACCGGCATGCACATGGCCCTGGCCCAGCGTTTCTACTTCCGTCAAGGCCTGCTGCCGCGCGGTATGCATTTCTCCCAGGATTTGAGCCAATGA
- a CDS encoding alpha/beta fold hydrolase, with protein sequence MSTFLYGGNVQANGIRQHYLRYGGKGPALILIPGITSPAITWGFVAQRLGAQFDTYVLDVRGRGLSSTGPELDYSADTCAEDIGAFADALNLDRYHLVGHSMGARFAVRSAVKHPQGVNRVVLIDPPVSGPGRREYPSKLPWYVDSIRQSLLGMDAEAMRAFCATWTQEQLQLRAEWLHTCYEPAIVRAFNDFHTVDFHQDLPHLKAPALLMVAGRGGVILDEDVAEIQDLQPAIQVARVPNAGHMIPWDDLEGFFHALGDFLTQ encoded by the coding sequence GTGAGCACCTTTTTGTATGGCGGTAACGTCCAGGCCAATGGCATTCGCCAGCACTACTTGCGTTACGGCGGCAAAGGCCCGGCGCTGATCCTGATCCCGGGCATCACCAGCCCGGCGATTACCTGGGGGTTTGTCGCGCAGCGCCTGGGCGCGCAGTTCGACACCTATGTGCTGGATGTACGCGGACGCGGCCTGTCGTCCACCGGCCCCGAGCTGGATTACAGCGCGGACACCTGCGCCGAGGATATCGGTGCGTTTGCCGATGCGCTGAACCTCGACCGCTACCACTTGGTCGGCCATTCCATGGGCGCGCGCTTTGCCGTGCGCAGTGCCGTCAAACATCCCCAGGGCGTAAACCGCGTGGTGCTGATCGACCCGCCGGTGTCTGGCCCCGGTCGGCGTGAATACCCGAGCAAACTGCCGTGGTACGTCGATTCGATCCGCCAATCCCTGCTTGGAATGGATGCCGAGGCGATGCGCGCTTTCTGCGCCACCTGGACGCAAGAGCAACTGCAGCTGCGCGCCGAATGGCTGCACACCTGCTATGAACCCGCCATCGTGCGCGCCTTCAATGACTTTCACACGGTGGACTTCCACCAGGACCTGCCCCACCTCAAGGCCCCTGCCCTGTTGATGGTGGCCGGACGCGGCGGGGTGATCCTCGACGAAGACGTCGCCGAAATCCAGGACCTGCAACCGGCCATCCAGGTCGCCCGCGTACCCAACGCCGGGCACATGATTCCGTGGGATGACCTCGAGGGTTTCTTCCACGCCCTCGGCGACTTCCTCACACAATAA
- a CDS encoding nucleoside hydrolase, whose protein sequence is MQAFLKCCALFVAVGLCTGTAQAAEKVIFDTDFNVLNDDGQAFIMLAQLHAQKRIDLLGMTLVSGNAWVDQEQVDALKAVERMGVEKEVGVYSGAAYPLLHDYTTYEAEKALFGAGWPGAFKHPRPTSPSQLIAPPDGLATHTQLRSETAAQFIVQSVRANPHQVTILAVGPLTNVALAIRSAPDIVPLIKRIVYMGGALEIPGNTTPAAEFNWWFDPEAAKIVLRSPIEHVIFPNDVCEKVTFDKSVYQRVIAQKGAIADLYQHEFGPLFDKDPSYHSFTWDSLPALFLVNPQIVTESRELWVDVDATFGADYGRALGYKKGAPVGTQKANVVFGVDQQKFWDGYVNLVTLPTPVKH, encoded by the coding sequence ATGCAAGCTTTCCTTAAATGCTGTGCGCTGTTTGTCGCCGTCGGCCTGTGTACCGGCACTGCGCAGGCGGCCGAAAAAGTCATTTTCGACACCGACTTCAACGTGCTCAACGATGACGGCCAGGCCTTTATCATGCTTGCCCAGTTGCATGCGCAAAAACGCATCGACCTGCTGGGCATGACCCTGGTCAGCGGCAATGCCTGGGTCGACCAGGAGCAAGTCGATGCCCTCAAGGCCGTGGAACGCATGGGCGTGGAAAAAGAGGTGGGCGTCTACTCGGGCGCCGCCTACCCGCTGCTGCATGACTACACCACCTACGAGGCCGAGAAAGCGTTGTTTGGCGCCGGCTGGCCGGGCGCGTTCAAACACCCGCGCCCTACCTCGCCCTCGCAACTGATCGCGCCACCGGATGGCCTGGCCACTCACACCCAACTGCGCAGCGAGACCGCCGCGCAGTTCATCGTGCAAAGCGTGCGGGCCAACCCGCACCAAGTGACCATTCTCGCCGTCGGCCCGTTGACCAACGTCGCCCTGGCGATTCGCTCGGCGCCGGACATCGTGCCGCTGATCAAGCGCATCGTGTACATGGGCGGCGCCCTGGAGATCCCGGGCAACACCACGCCGGCGGCGGAATTCAACTGGTGGTTCGATCCCGAGGCCGCGAAGATCGTGTTGCGCTCACCGATCGAACACGTGATTTTCCCGAATGATGTGTGCGAGAAAGTCACCTTCGACAAATCGGTTTACCAGCGCGTGATTGCCCAGAAAGGCGCGATTGCCGACCTCTACCAGCACGAGTTCGGGCCGCTGTTCGACAAAGACCCGAGCTACCACAGCTTTACCTGGGACAGTTTGCCCGCACTGTTCCTGGTCAACCCGCAAATCGTCACCGAATCCCGCGAGTTGTGGGTGGACGTAGACGCGACCTTCGGCGCCGACTACGGCCGCGCACTGGGCTACAAAAAAGGCGCACCGGTCGGTACGCAGAAAGCCAACGTGGTGTTTGGCGTCGATCAGCAGAAGTTCTGGGACGGCTACGTCAACCTCGTGACATTGCCAACCCCGGTCAAACACTGA
- a CDS encoding maleate cis-trans isomerase family protein, translating into MQKPYRIGQIVPSSNTTMETEIPAMLTARQAIRPERFTFHSSRMRMKQVRKEELAAMDGESDRCAVELSDAKVDVLGYACLVAIMAMGLGYHRNAEQRLRKATADNDANAPVITSAGALIEGLKVMGAKRIAIVAPYMKPLTELVVNYIREEGFDVVDWRALEIPDNLDVARHDPANLPAIVAGMNLQGVDVIVLSACVQMQSLPVVAKVEAQTGKPVLTAAIATTYAMLKALDLEPIVPGAGALLSGAY; encoded by the coding sequence ATGCAGAAGCCTTACCGCATCGGCCAGATCGTGCCGAGTTCCAACACCACCATGGAAACCGAGATCCCGGCGATGCTCACCGCGCGCCAGGCGATTCGCCCCGAGCGCTTTACCTTTCACTCCAGCCGCATGCGCATGAAGCAAGTTCGCAAAGAAGAACTGGCGGCGATGGACGGCGAATCCGACCGCTGTGCCGTTGAACTGTCCGACGCCAAGGTCGACGTGCTGGGTTACGCCTGCCTGGTGGCGATCATGGCCATGGGGCTCGGTTATCACCGCAACGCCGAGCAGCGCCTGCGCAAGGCCACGGCGGATAACGATGCCAACGCCCCGGTCATTACCAGCGCCGGTGCGCTGATCGAAGGCTTGAAAGTCATGGGCGCCAAGCGCATCGCGATTGTCGCGCCGTACATGAAGCCGCTGACCGAGCTGGTGGTGAACTACATCCGCGAAGAAGGCTTTGACGTGGTCGACTGGCGCGCCCTGGAGATCCCCGACAACCTCGACGTGGCGCGCCACGACCCGGCCAACCTGCCGGCCATCGTCGCCGGTATGAACCTGCAAGGCGTCGACGTGATCGTGCTCTCGGCCTGCGTGCAGATGCAATCGCTGCCGGTGGTGGCCAAGGTCGAGGCGCAAACCGGCAAACCGGTGCTCACCGCCGCCATCGCTACCACCTACGCCATGCTCAAGGCGCTCGACCTGGAGCCGATCGTTCCAGGTGCCGGCGCCCTGCTCTCCGGCGCCTATTGA
- a CDS encoding carboxymuconolactone decarboxylase family protein, whose translation MKHRLDYAKAAPAGYKALGSVHSYIHGCGLEKELIELVYLRVSQLNGCAYCLDSHSRDLLKQGVSLEKIMLLAAWHEALPLFTARERAALAWAEVVTQVAQTQVPQADYVSVAAMFSEKEVADLTLAISLMNALNRVAISFRKVPTAVKAHQEHLNDE comes from the coding sequence ATGAAACACCGTCTCGATTACGCCAAAGCCGCCCCTGCAGGTTACAAAGCCCTGGGATCAGTGCACAGCTATATCCATGGCTGCGGCCTGGAGAAAGAATTGATTGAACTGGTGTACCTGCGGGTCTCGCAACTCAACGGCTGCGCTTATTGCCTGGACTCGCATTCGCGCGACCTGCTCAAGCAAGGCGTGAGCCTGGAAAAAATCATGCTACTGGCCGCCTGGCACGAAGCCTTGCCGCTGTTCACCGCGCGTGAACGTGCCGCCCTGGCCTGGGCCGAGGTGGTCACCCAGGTCGCGCAAACCCAAGTGCCGCAAGCGGATTACGTCAGCGTGGCGGCAATGTTCAGCGAGAAGGAAGTCGCTGACCTGACCCTGGCGATTTCGCTGATGAACGCCTTGAACCGCGTCGCCATCAGCTTTCGCAAAGTGCCGACGGCGGTCAAGGCCCATCAGGAGCACCTCAACGATGAATGA
- a CDS encoding 2,5-dihydroxypyridine 5,6-dioxygenase — MPVSDCELTQMFEHVLTLSKVDPTQSVAVLKSHYSDPRTVRAAMDAAQRLGAKVYAVELPAFNHPKAMGNDMTAYCGDTALTGNIAAQRALEAADLIVDTMMLLHSPEQEQILKTGTRILLAVEPPEVLARMLPTEADKVRVLAAEQRLKQARSIHVKSRAGSDFRAALGQYPSVTEYGFADEPGRWDHWPSGFLFSWPNEETAEGVLVLDVGDILLPFKTYTREKITLEIEKGFITAIHGGFEAEYLRDYMKYFNDPEVYGISHIGWGLQPRAQWTAMGLHDKNDGMCMDARAFYGNFLFSTGPNTEVGGTRKTPCHMDIPLRHCDVYLDDEAVVIAGDVVAPAASLAR; from the coding sequence ATGCCGGTAAGCGATTGCGAACTGACCCAGATGTTTGAACACGTGTTGACGCTGTCGAAGGTCGACCCGACCCAAAGCGTTGCCGTGCTCAAGAGCCATTACTCCGACCCGCGCACCGTGCGCGCCGCGATGGATGCAGCGCAGCGCCTGGGGGCCAAGGTGTATGCGGTGGAGCTGCCGGCGTTCAACCATCCCAAGGCGATGGGCAATGACATGACCGCCTACTGCGGCGATACCGCGCTCACCGGCAATATCGCCGCCCAGCGTGCGCTGGAAGCCGCTGACCTGATCGTCGACACCATGATGTTGCTGCACTCGCCGGAGCAGGAGCAGATCCTCAAGACCGGCACGCGCATCCTGTTGGCCGTGGAGCCCCCGGAAGTGCTGGCGCGCATGCTGCCCACCGAAGCAGACAAGGTGCGGGTATTGGCGGCCGAGCAACGGCTCAAACAGGCGCGCTCGATTCACGTCAAATCCCGCGCCGGCAGTGACTTTCGTGCGGCATTGGGGCAATACCCGTCAGTGACCGAGTACGGTTTTGCCGATGAGCCGGGGCGTTGGGACCACTGGCCCAGCGGCTTCCTGTTCTCCTGGCCGAATGAAGAAACCGCCGAGGGCGTGCTGGTGCTGGACGTCGGCGACATCCTGCTGCCGTTCAAGACCTATACGCGCGAGAAAATCACGCTGGAGATCGAAAAGGGCTTTATCACGGCTATTCACGGAGGGTTCGAGGCTGAATACCTGCGTGATTACATGAAGTATTTCAACGACCCCGAGGTGTATGGCATCTCTCATATCGGCTGGGGGTTGCAGCCACGGGCGCAGTGGACGGCCATGGGGCTGCATGACAAGAACGACGGCATGTGCATGGACGCGCGGGCGTTCTATGGCAATTTCCTGTTCTCCACCGGGCCCAATACCGAGGTGGGCGGCACACGCAAGACGCCATGCCATATGGACATTCCGCTGCGGCATTGTGATGTGTATCTGGATGATGAGGCTGTTGTGATTGCCGGTGACGTCGTTGCGCCAGCCGCCTCACTGGCGCGCTGA
- a CDS encoding FMN-dependent NADH-azoreductase, with translation MTRALLLSFSPHGKAAQTFQLARALLNDWVPGAEVIERDYGGQALPPLTREYANALTTPGGLSGDATALSEQLIVELEACDLLILCTPVHNFTVPAALKGWIDHVVRIHRSFTVNAQFEKVGLLKDRRTFVLVSCGNSRKGHEPDFLTPYLTAILSTVGIRRVDFVYLGAMVRGEEAVALAVEQAHRQLSQAISTGL, from the coding sequence ATGACCCGCGCCCTGTTGCTCAGCTTCAGCCCCCACGGCAAGGCCGCGCAGACCTTCCAGCTGGCTCGCGCGCTGCTGAATGACTGGGTGCCGGGCGCCGAGGTCATCGAGCGCGATTACGGCGGCCAGGCATTGCCGCCGCTGACCCGCGAGTATGCGAATGCACTCACCACGCCTGGCGGATTGAGCGGCGACGCGACCGCGTTGTCGGAACAATTGATTGTTGAGCTGGAAGCCTGTGACCTGCTGATCCTCTGCACCCCGGTGCACAATTTCACTGTGCCGGCGGCGCTCAAGGGCTGGATCGACCATGTGGTGCGTATTCATCGCAGTTTCACGGTGAATGCACAGTTCGAAAAAGTCGGACTGCTCAAGGATCGGCGCACGTTTGTGCTGGTCAGTTGCGGCAATTCACGCAAGGGGCATGAGCCGGATTTCCTCACACCGTATCTGACCGCGATCCTGTCGACGGTGGGCATCCGCAGGGTCGATTTCGTCTACCTGGGCGCGATGGTGCGCGGTGAAGAGGCGGTCGCTCTGGCGGTGGAACAGGCACACCGACAATTGTCGCAGGCAATCAGCACTGGCCTATAA
- a CDS encoding FAD-dependent monooxygenase yields the protein MGSTQKIAIVGAGLGGAAAATLLQQAGFDVDIYEQAPAFSRLGAGIHMGPNIMKIFRRMGIEQQLDLMGSHPEHWFSRCGETGDYLSRIPLTGYGASYITVHRGDLHALQMSTLKPGTLHFNKRLETLEETDTQVRLTFADGEVTYADIVIGADGINSKIREELLGVEKPLYSGWVAHRALIRGDQLAKYDLRFEDCIKWWTEDRHMMVYYTTGKRDEYYYVTGVPHAEWDFQGAFVDSSREEMFAAFKGYHPTVQALIESTESVTKWPLRNRNPLPLWSRGRLVLLGDACHPMKPHMAQGAGMAIEDAAMLTRCLQETGISDYRTAFELYEANRKERASRVQAVSNANTWLRAQEDPAWVYGYDLYAQELKSGVAA from the coding sequence ATGGGAAGCACACAAAAAATCGCTATCGTCGGTGCCGGCCTGGGCGGCGCCGCAGCGGCCACCCTGTTGCAGCAAGCCGGTTTTGACGTCGACATCTACGAGCAGGCGCCAGCGTTTTCCCGGTTGGGCGCGGGGATCCACATGGGCCCCAACATCATGAAAATCTTTCGCCGCATGGGCATCGAACAACAGCTGGACCTGATGGGCTCACACCCCGAGCACTGGTTCAGCCGTTGCGGCGAAACCGGCGATTACCTCTCGCGCATTCCCCTCACTGGCTACGGTGCTTCCTACATCACCGTGCACCGTGGCGACCTGCACGCCTTGCAAATGTCCACCCTCAAACCCGGCACGCTGCATTTCAACAAACGCCTGGAAACCCTCGAGGAAACCGACACCCAGGTGCGCCTGACCTTTGCCGACGGTGAAGTGACCTACGCCGACATCGTGATCGGCGCCGACGGCATCAATTCGAAGATTCGCGAAGAACTGCTCGGCGTGGAAAAACCGCTGTACAGCGGCTGGGTGGCGCACCGCGCGCTGATCCGTGGCGACCAACTGGCCAAGTACGACCTCAGGTTCGAAGACTGCATCAAGTGGTGGACCGAAGACCGTCACATGATGGTCTATTACACCACCGGCAAACGTGACGAGTACTACTACGTCACCGGCGTGCCCCATGCCGAATGGGACTTCCAGGGCGCGTTCGTCGACAGCAGCCGCGAAGAGATGTTTGCTGCCTTCAAGGGCTATCACCCCACCGTGCAGGCACTGATCGAGTCCACCGAAAGCGTGACCAAGTGGCCGCTGCGCAACCGCAACCCGTTACCGCTGTGGAGCCGTGGCCGCCTGGTATTGCTGGGAGACGCCTGCCACCCGATGAAGCCGCACATGGCCCAGGGCGCCGGCATGGCCATCGAAGATGCCGCCATGCTCACGCGCTGCCTGCAGGAAACCGGAATCAGCGATTACCGCACGGCGTTCGAGCTGTATGAAGCCAACCGCAAGGAACGCGCGTCCCGCGTGCAGGCGGTGTCCAACGCCAACACCTGGCTGCGCGCCCAGGAAGACCCGGCCTGGGTCTACGGCTATGACCTGTACGCCCAGGAACTGAAGTCGGGGGTGGCCGCGTGA